In a genomic window of Thermogemmata fonticola:
- the pyrF gene encoding orotidine-5'-phosphate decarboxylase: protein MGAFAERLAETVRQYGPLCVGLDPRWECLPADLRRFSTDGPLLFQASQQVRQFCLRVLELTRPYSGVVKFQSAFFELLGPAGMQVMQELIQTARQQGWLIIWDAKRGDVASTAEAYAAAALTGWTLNGQTLPVWDADALTVNPYLGADALEPFLAAARRVGRGVFVLVRTSNPGAGLFQDLICEGRPLYSHVAEAVARWNAPTVSASGLGDVGAVAGATHPRQLAELRQSYPHLWLLVPGYGAQGGTAEEIRQAAFRDDGLGAIVNSSRGVVFPFHPHDPDWERAIRTAAEQAQRELTGR from the coding sequence ATGGGTGCATTTGCGGAACGGTTGGCGGAAACGGTGCGACAATATGGCCCTCTGTGCGTCGGTTTGGACCCGCGCTGGGAGTGTTTGCCTGCGGATTTGCGCCGCTTCTCGACTGATGGTCCGCTTTTGTTCCAAGCGAGCCAGCAGGTCCGGCAATTTTGCCTGCGCGTCCTGGAATTGACGCGACCGTACAGCGGCGTCGTGAAGTTTCAGTCTGCGTTTTTTGAGCTGCTCGGTCCGGCAGGGATGCAGGTGATGCAAGAGCTGATCCAAACGGCCCGACAGCAAGGATGGTTGATCATCTGGGATGCCAAGCGCGGCGATGTTGCTAGCACAGCCGAGGCTTACGCTGCCGCTGCCTTGACGGGATGGACCCTGAACGGGCAAACTCTGCCGGTATGGGATGCCGATGCCCTGACAGTCAATCCCTATCTGGGGGCTGACGCTCTGGAGCCATTCCTGGCGGCAGCCCGACGCGTCGGACGCGGGGTGTTTGTCCTCGTACGCACAAGCAATCCTGGCGCTGGCCTGTTCCAGGATTTGATATGTGAAGGGCGGCCGCTGTACTCTCATGTCGCGGAGGCGGTGGCTCGATGGAACGCTCCGACCGTGAGCGCCTCCGGTTTGGGGGATGTCGGTGCCGTGGCGGGGGCGACTCATCCGCGCCAATTGGCCGAATTACGGCAGTCGTACCCGCACCTCTGGCTGTTGGTGCCAGGCTACGGAGCGCAAGGAGGCACCGCTGAGGAAATTCGGCAAGCTGCCTTCCGGGACGACGGATTGGGTGCAATCGTCAACAGTTCCCGTGGCGTCGTCTTTCCCTTTCACCCCCACGATCCTGATTGGGAGAGGGCAATCCGCACCGCGGCGGAACAGGCTCAACGGGAGCTAACCGGCCGCTAA
- a CDS encoding xanthine dehydrogenase family protein molybdopterin-binding subunit, with translation MVEGWPKQRRVLGSKVSRLDGPAKATGLAKYTYDINRPGMLHGVIVRCPYAHARIKAIDSSATRKSPGFRALTIIGVSRDGIVVAVDGNKVTCTPAGKKKVKEERFTVTVDDRVVIIKNNKLVPLREVQVGDRVTIEAEQDAVGRELFFAGEEIAAVAADTEEHARDAARALRVEYEVLEHVVHEDEVLKDRKKRTVPAPSNYSEGKAATQGDVEAGFREADAVVEATYGVPVISHQCLESHGLVAEWTADGGLTVWASTQATVATAQQLAARFGLPAARVNCITHYMGGGFGSKFGPDVQGFAAAELARRAGAPVKIMLDREAEITTAGNRPSAIGTVKIGGKKDGTITAYAVDCYGTPGYTGGATVNLNLLPYVYTDAIPNWKRSHAVVYINAGAARAMRAPGHPQNCVLTEFAIDDLAARLGIDPLIIRRKNLPPNNPKAPPNSWAARRNTIYNEQIDIAVQLSGWKEKWHPPGQGKQTGPYRHGIGMALHTWGGFAAGQPNECFVIIGRDGSIVARTSTQDLGTGQRTVTAVVVAEILGQDPASIITEIGESRFGLSSGSGGSTTCPSQAPAALRAAQAARDDLFQKVAPKVQANPADLAIAPGKVVDRKTGREWPWKEFCARLGMEEARGRGEWSLGIANEPGNETISSGQVGGVQVAEVSVDVETGLVRVHHIVAVQDCGLVVNRLTCESQVAGGVIMGLNYALFEECIRDRATGRQLNADMEFYKLGGLGDMPKITVHLQDMPERGVIGIGEPPVISTAAAVGNAVFNALGVRVPFLPLTPWRVLQALAQGGKVR, from the coding sequence ATGGTAGAAGGTTGGCCAAAGCAACGACGCGTCCTGGGAAGCAAGGTAAGCCGACTCGACGGACCGGCCAAAGCCACTGGACTAGCCAAGTACACCTATGACATCAACCGCCCCGGCATGCTGCATGGGGTGATTGTCCGCTGTCCTTACGCCCACGCTCGCATCAAGGCCATTGACAGCAGCGCTACTCGCAAGTCTCCGGGTTTCCGGGCCTTGACCATCATCGGAGTCAGCCGCGACGGCATCGTGGTAGCGGTGGACGGGAACAAGGTCACCTGCACCCCCGCCGGCAAGAAAAAGGTCAAGGAGGAGCGCTTCACGGTCACCGTGGACGACCGAGTCGTCATCATCAAGAACAACAAGTTAGTCCCGCTGCGGGAAGTGCAAGTCGGGGACCGGGTGACCATCGAGGCCGAGCAGGACGCAGTGGGGCGGGAGTTGTTTTTTGCCGGGGAGGAGATTGCCGCCGTCGCCGCCGATACCGAGGAGCATGCACGCGATGCCGCCCGCGCCCTGCGGGTCGAGTATGAGGTCCTCGAACACGTCGTGCACGAAGACGAGGTGCTCAAGGACCGCAAGAAGCGGACTGTTCCAGCTCCGAGCAACTACAGCGAGGGGAAGGCCGCGACGCAGGGAGATGTGGAAGCGGGCTTCCGGGAAGCGGACGCGGTGGTGGAGGCCACCTACGGCGTGCCGGTGATCTCGCACCAATGCCTCGAATCTCATGGCCTCGTGGCGGAGTGGACAGCGGATGGCGGTCTGACTGTCTGGGCTTCCACCCAGGCGACCGTAGCAACGGCCCAACAGCTTGCCGCCCGCTTCGGCCTGCCAGCCGCCCGTGTCAATTGCATCACCCACTACATGGGCGGGGGCTTCGGCAGTAAATTCGGGCCTGATGTGCAAGGATTCGCAGCGGCAGAACTGGCTCGCCGGGCCGGTGCACCCGTGAAAATCATGCTCGACCGCGAAGCCGAGATCACCACAGCGGGCAATCGCCCCAGCGCTATCGGCACCGTCAAAATCGGCGGCAAAAAAGATGGCACCATCACCGCCTATGCCGTGGATTGCTACGGCACGCCCGGCTACACCGGCGGCGCCACGGTCAATCTCAATCTTCTGCCTTATGTGTACACGGACGCCATTCCGAACTGGAAGCGTTCCCACGCGGTGGTGTACATCAATGCCGGAGCGGCGCGAGCGATGCGGGCGCCGGGCCATCCGCAAAACTGCGTGCTCACCGAGTTCGCTATCGATGATCTCGCCGCCCGCTTGGGTATCGACCCGCTTATCATCCGGCGGAAGAATCTGCCGCCCAACAATCCCAAAGCTCCGCCCAATTCCTGGGCCGCCCGGCGCAACACCATCTACAACGAGCAAATCGACATTGCCGTGCAACTCTCCGGCTGGAAAGAGAAGTGGCATCCGCCCGGTCAAGGCAAGCAAACGGGGCCGTACCGCCACGGCATCGGTATGGCTTTGCACACCTGGGGCGGCTTCGCCGCAGGCCAGCCGAACGAATGCTTCGTGATCATTGGCCGCGATGGCAGCATCGTGGCGCGCACCTCGACCCAGGATTTGGGCACCGGCCAGCGTACTGTCACCGCCGTGGTGGTTGCAGAAATCCTCGGCCAGGACCCCGCCAGTATCATCACGGAAATCGGCGAGAGCCGCTTCGGCCTTTCCTCCGGCAGCGGCGGCAGCACCACCTGCCCGTCCCAAGCGCCGGCGGCCCTGCGGGCCGCTCAGGCAGCCCGTGATGACCTCTTCCAAAAGGTCGCGCCGAAGGTCCAGGCCAATCCTGCAGACCTGGCCATCGCACCGGGGAAGGTCGTCGATCGCAAGACCGGCCGGGAGTGGCCCTGGAAAGAGTTCTGCGCCCGCTTGGGCATGGAAGAAGCCCGCGGTCGCGGCGAGTGGAGCCTGGGGATCGCCAACGAACCCGGCAATGAGACCATCTCCAGCGGCCAAGTCGGCGGCGTCCAAGTCGCCGAAGTGAGCGTGGATGTGGAAACTGGCTTGGTCCGTGTCCACCACATCGTGGCCGTGCAGGATTGCGGCTTGGTGGTCAACCGCCTCACCTGTGAGTCACAAGTGGCCGGCGGCGTGATCATGGGCCTCAACTATGCCCTGTTTGAAGAATGCATCCGGGATCGAGCCACGGGACGGCAGCTCAACGCCGACATGGAGTTCTACAAACTCGGCGGCTTGGGCGACATGCCGAAAATCACCGTGCACCTGCAAGATATGCCCGAACGGGGAGTGATTGGTATCGGCGAGCCGCCGGTCATCTCGACCGCGGCTGCCGTTGGTAATGCGGTGTTCAACGCTCTGGGTGTCCGTGTTCCCTTCCTGCCGCTGACTCCCTGGCGTGTCCTGCAAGCACTCGCGCAAGGAGGGAAGGTTCGATGA
- the hppD gene encoding 4-hydroxyphenylpyruvate dioxygenase, whose protein sequence is MSDIVLRRIDHVRFFVGNARQSAFFYRNAFGFDVVAYAGLETKVRHEAGYVLRQGEITFVLTSPLSAQHPESYRLVQHGDGVMDIAFEVPDVRQAFAEAVRRGAKPVQEPQALEDEFGVFEIATIATYGDTRHSFVNRDRYRGVFAPGFRPIDPERYQPSTRRPVGLVAIDHIVGNVEEGKMNEWVAWYRDVLGFTQLISFDDKDISTEYSALMSKVMQNGSGRIKFPINEPAKGKRRSQIEEYLQFYGGPGVQHIALLTGDIIQTVRAMRANDVSFLRVPKTYYEALPQRVGAIQENIAELAELGILVDRDDEGYMLQIFTKPVCDRPTLFFEVIQRRGARSFGKGNFKALFEAIEREQALRGTL, encoded by the coding sequence ATGAGTGACATTGTGCTCCGCCGGATTGACCATGTCCGCTTTTTCGTCGGCAATGCCCGGCAATCGGCCTTTTTCTACCGGAACGCCTTCGGGTTTGATGTGGTTGCTTATGCCGGTCTGGAGACGAAGGTGCGCCATGAAGCCGGGTATGTCCTCCGACAGGGGGAAATTACTTTCGTGCTGACCTCGCCGCTTTCCGCCCAGCATCCGGAGAGCTACCGTCTGGTGCAGCATGGCGACGGGGTCATGGACATCGCCTTCGAGGTGCCGGATGTGCGGCAGGCGTTTGCTGAAGCGGTGCGCCGCGGGGCCAAGCCAGTCCAGGAACCGCAGGCGCTGGAGGATGAATTCGGCGTCTTCGAGATCGCCACGATCGCCACCTATGGAGACACCCGGCACAGCTTCGTCAATCGGGACCGCTATCGCGGGGTGTTCGCTCCCGGTTTCCGCCCGATCGATCCGGAACGCTACCAGCCGTCTACGCGTCGGCCCGTGGGCTTGGTCGCCATCGACCACATTGTCGGCAATGTCGAAGAAGGCAAGATGAACGAATGGGTGGCCTGGTATCGGGACGTGCTGGGATTCACCCAGTTGATCTCCTTCGACGACAAAGACATTTCCACGGAGTATTCCGCGCTTATGTCCAAGGTCATGCAGAACGGCAGTGGGCGGATCAAGTTCCCGATCAACGAGCCGGCGAAGGGAAAGCGGCGGAGCCAGATTGAGGAGTATTTGCAATTCTACGGTGGTCCTGGTGTGCAACATATCGCCCTGTTGACCGGGGACATTATCCAGACAGTACGGGCCATGCGAGCCAATGATGTCTCCTTCCTACGGGTGCCGAAAACCTACTACGAAGCCTTGCCGCAGCGGGTCGGTGCGATTCAGGAAAACATCGCCGAGCTAGCCGAATTGGGCATCCTGGTGGATCGGGACGACGAAGGGTACATGTTGCAGATTTTCACCAAGCCGGTCTGCGACCGCCCAACGTTGTTTTTCGAGGTGATCCAGCGGCGGGGCGCTCGGAGCTTCGGCAAGGGCAACTTCAAGGCCCTCTTCGAGGCCATCGAGCGGGAACAAGCCCTGCGGGGAACCTTGTGA
- a CDS encoding fumarylacetoacetate hydrolase family protein, with the protein MPAPFTVASIRDFYAFEEHVRTCRAHRGLDMVPQWYQVPVFYFSNPAAVIGDGDPVWAPRGSQELDYELELAAVVARPARDLPADDTALECLAGFTIMNDWSARDLQRVEMAVGLGPSKSKDFATSLGPRIVPLEELRDRYREGRLHLEMAAWVNGRRYSHGNAGSMYWTWPQLLAHASRDTELRPGDVLGSGTVGSGCILELTPQAVGGWLRPGDVVELTIERLGCLRNVVVEHP; encoded by the coding sequence ATGCCCGCACCTTTTACCGTAGCATCGATTCGGGATTTCTACGCATTTGAGGAGCACGTGCGGACCTGCCGGGCACACCGGGGTTTGGACATGGTGCCGCAGTGGTACCAGGTGCCGGTGTTTTACTTTTCCAATCCGGCCGCTGTGATCGGAGATGGAGACCCGGTTTGGGCACCGCGGGGAAGCCAGGAGCTGGATTACGAGCTGGAATTGGCCGCAGTGGTGGCCCGGCCCGCCCGGGATCTGCCCGCGGATGACACCGCTTTGGAGTGCCTCGCCGGTTTCACCATCATGAACGACTGGAGTGCCCGCGATCTGCAACGGGTGGAAATGGCTGTGGGCTTGGGGCCAAGCAAAAGCAAGGACTTTGCCACCAGTCTGGGGCCGCGCATCGTGCCGCTCGAAGAGTTGCGGGACCGCTATCGGGAGGGCCGGCTGCATTTGGAGATGGCGGCATGGGTTAACGGGCGGCGCTATTCCCACGGCAATGCCGGAAGTATGTACTGGACCTGGCCGCAACTTCTGGCGCATGCGAGCCGCGATACCGAATTGCGGCCCGGCGATGTCCTCGGCTCCGGCACAGTGGGCAGCGGCTGTATCCTGGAGTTGACCCCCCAAGCCGTCGGCGGTTGGCTCCGGCCGGGCGATGTGGTCGAACTCACCATCGAACGACTCGGTTGCTTGCGCAATGTCGTGGTGGAGCATCCCTGA
- a CDS encoding homogentisate 1,2-dioxygenase, which translates to MPYYRRLGQIPKKRHIAHRTQPGFRQEGIFYEEVLTRAGFSRAYTILYHRRPPTRVREVAAAGRCAVERVAEAVLRHHHLRTGHLPRQGDPISGRVPLLTNDDVTLWRCRPALPQTEWFRNAAADEILFVHQGQGVLQSTLGLLPFRDCDYIVIPRGLLWRLEVAHPASLDLLVIESRGLVDFPVRYRNADGQFKLGAPFCERDVHGPEALLDHGDAGAEQATTVLIKDGERLTRYTLADDPCDVVGWDGYVYPFTFNAEDFEPITGTVHQPPPVHQTFEGEGFVVCTFAPRLLDTHPEAIKVPYAHSNVESDEVLYYVRGRFSSRRGIEEGSITLHPHGIPHGPHPGTIAASRDLHRTDELAVMVDTFRPLFLTPQALQYDDPQYPYSWLD; encoded by the coding sequence ATGCCTTACTATCGCAGATTGGGGCAGATTCCCAAGAAGCGGCACATCGCCCATCGCACGCAACCCGGATTCCGCCAGGAGGGGATTTTTTACGAAGAAGTCCTGACGCGTGCCGGTTTCAGTCGGGCCTATACGATCCTTTACCACCGTCGGCCGCCGACACGGGTGCGGGAAGTCGCCGCGGCCGGGCGCTGTGCGGTGGAGCGAGTCGCGGAGGCAGTGCTGCGTCACCACCACCTGCGCACCGGCCATTTACCCCGCCAGGGAGACCCCATTTCCGGGCGCGTCCCCCTGCTGACCAACGACGACGTGACCCTGTGGCGTTGCCGCCCCGCTTTGCCCCAAACGGAATGGTTCCGCAACGCCGCCGCCGATGAGATTCTCTTCGTCCATCAGGGCCAAGGCGTGCTGCAATCTACCCTGGGACTTTTGCCGTTCCGGGACTGCGATTACATTGTCATTCCCCGCGGCCTCCTCTGGCGGCTGGAAGTGGCCCATCCGGCCTCCCTCGATCTGCTCGTCATAGAGTCCCGCGGCTTGGTCGATTTCCCGGTGCGCTATCGCAACGCGGACGGCCAGTTCAAGCTCGGAGCGCCCTTTTGCGAGCGGGATGTGCATGGGCCGGAGGCGCTCTTGGATCACGGCGACGCCGGGGCGGAACAGGCAACAACGGTCCTGATCAAAGACGGAGAGCGGCTCACCCGCTACACCCTCGCCGATGACCCCTGCGATGTCGTCGGCTGGGATGGCTACGTGTATCCCTTCACCTTCAATGCCGAAGATTTTGAACCGATCACAGGCACCGTCCATCAACCGCCGCCGGTCCATCAGACCTTTGAAGGGGAGGGTTTCGTCGTGTGCACTTTCGCGCCACGGCTGCTCGATACCCATCCCGAAGCGATCAAGGTGCCCTATGCCCACAGCAATGTGGAGAGCGATGAGGTGCTTTATTATGTGCGGGGCCGGTTCAGCAGCCGCCGGGGAATCGAGGAAGGCTCGATCACTTTGCATCCTCACGGCATTCCGCATGGCCCGCATCCGGGCACTATCGCGGCCAGCCGGGATCTCCACCGCACCGACGAACTCGCCGTGATGGTCGATACCTTCCGCCCGCTCTTCCTCACCCCCCAGGCCCTCCAGTACGACGATCCCCAGTATCCGTACTCTTGGTTGGACTAA
- a CDS encoding (2Fe-2S)-binding protein codes for MSEATGSGRGGITRRGFLTGSGLAAAAASRLTADLAAEQAPAARDAAVAFGPGPVRIELLVNGRKLTAQVEPRVTLLDALRNYLDVTGCKRVCDRGTCGACTVMVDGRPVYSCTLLALEARGKDIRTAESLIVGNRLDPVPQAFVRCDAQQCGFCTPGFVVALRAALDKNPQATEAELEAAVAGNICRCGTYEQMRQAIVQLVRKGG; via the coding sequence ATGAGCGAAGCAACAGGTTCCGGTCGAGGCGGGATCACCCGTCGGGGGTTCCTCACAGGCAGCGGTTTGGCAGCAGCAGCGGCCAGCCGATTGACAGCCGACTTGGCGGCGGAGCAGGCTCCAGCGGCACGGGACGCAGCCGTGGCCTTTGGTCCGGGTCCGGTGCGGATCGAACTGCTGGTCAACGGCCGGAAGCTGACTGCTCAGGTCGAACCGCGGGTCACTCTCCTGGATGCGCTGCGGAACTATCTGGATGTGACCGGCTGCAAGCGGGTGTGCGATCGGGGCACCTGCGGGGCCTGCACAGTCATGGTGGATGGCCGGCCGGTTTATTCCTGCACCCTGTTGGCACTCGAAGCTCGAGGCAAAGATATCCGAACGGCGGAGAGTTTGATCGTGGGGAACCGCCTCGATCCCGTGCCCCAAGCCTTCGTCCGCTGCGATGCGCAGCAGTGCGGTTTCTGCACGCCGGGGTTTGTGGTGGCCCTGCGAGCCGCCTTGGACAAGAACCCGCAAGCGACGGAAGCGGAACTCGAAGCCGCCGTCGCCGGGAACATCTGCCGTTGCGGCACCTATGAGCAGATGCGTCAAGCCATCGTCCAATTGGTGCGGAAAGGGGGCTGA
- a CDS encoding FAD binding domain-containing protein yields MNNFIYYQPTHVQQALPLLEERWGVAELLAGGTDLLDRLKDYVSSPQKVISLTAIQGPFREISAIPNPSGGPPQVTVGAGVKLADIAESKLLRDYPALTTAAAQIAGPQIRNMGTLGGSLCQRNRCWYFRDEHIQCLLKGGRKCYAQEGENQFHAIFTQGHPCVMVHPSTLAPPLIALGAVAQIAGPKGTRELPLEKMFQAPSKPEQREHTLAPNEILLSVTFGGVPLPSGSRLANASYEVKQKETSDWPLVQASVAFVHLGPGNRASKVRIVLGHVAPVPLLSPEAAQELEGKEVNEKTATAAAEAAVAGARPLSQNAYKIPMLKAAVKRAILLAAGFKPYW; encoded by the coding sequence ATGAACAACTTCATCTATTACCAGCCGACCCACGTGCAGCAAGCCCTACCGTTGCTGGAGGAACGCTGGGGCGTTGCAGAGCTTTTGGCGGGAGGCACTGACCTGCTCGACCGCCTCAAAGATTATGTCTCCAGCCCGCAGAAGGTCATCAGCCTGACCGCTATCCAAGGCCCCTTTCGAGAAATCAGCGCAATTCCCAACCCCAGCGGCGGCCCGCCCCAGGTGACGGTCGGAGCGGGGGTGAAATTGGCCGACATCGCCGAAAGCAAACTCCTGCGGGATTACCCCGCGCTCACCACCGCGGCAGCCCAGATCGCTGGACCGCAAATCCGCAACATGGGCACCCTCGGCGGCAGCCTCTGCCAACGCAACCGCTGCTGGTACTTCCGCGATGAACACATCCAGTGTCTCCTCAAAGGCGGCCGCAAATGCTATGCCCAGGAAGGGGAAAACCAATTCCACGCCATCTTCACGCAGGGGCACCCCTGCGTCATGGTTCATCCGTCCACATTGGCCCCGCCTCTCATCGCCTTAGGTGCAGTGGCCCAGATTGCCGGCCCCAAGGGGACGCGGGAGCTACCCTTGGAAAAAATGTTCCAGGCTCCAAGTAAACCGGAGCAGCGCGAACATACCCTCGCCCCGAATGAAATCCTTCTGAGTGTCACGTTCGGCGGCGTCCCCCTGCCGAGCGGCTCGCGCCTGGCCAACGCCAGCTACGAAGTCAAACAGAAGGAAACTTCGGATTGGCCGCTCGTCCAAGCCTCGGTCGCCTTCGTCCACCTCGGTCCAGGGAATCGGGCGAGCAAGGTCCGCATTGTCCTGGGCCACGTAGCGCCGGTGCCGTTGCTCAGCCCCGAAGCCGCCCAGGAACTCGAAGGCAAGGAAGTCAACGAAAAGACTGCGACCGCCGCAGCCGAAGCTGCCGTAGCTGGCGCCCGGCCTCTGAGCCAGAATGCTTACAAAATCCCCATGCTCAAAGCCGCGGTCAAACGTGCTATCCTGCTCGCCGCAGGTTTCAAACCCTACTGGTAA
- a CDS encoding NADPH:quinone reductase, with protein sequence MRAAYFRQTGEPEVIEVGEVPTPQPQSGQILVRVRVAAINPIDTYIRRGTAPMPLPQPVAITGTDFAGVVEAVGPDVSRFRVGDRVWGSNQGLLGRQGTCAEYVCVDQDWAYPIPEGVSEEQAAAAALVGITAHLGLFHRAHLQAGEWVFVNGGTGGVGSMVVQMAKAVGARVITTAGSPEKAALARELGADVVALYKQEDVANIIREATGGRGVHVWYETQPPTDLDRTVELTAPRGRIIVMAGRQARPVFPNGPFYVKNLSLFGFAMFNMTADEQRVCAEDINRWLANGQLRAIIGRRFPLQETAAAHRLQEENTLGKSGTLTGKIVIVIDS encoded by the coding sequence ATGCGAGCCGCCTATTTCCGCCAGACCGGCGAACCGGAAGTGATCGAAGTGGGCGAAGTGCCCACGCCCCAACCTCAAAGCGGCCAAATATTGGTGCGGGTGCGTGTGGCGGCGATCAATCCGATCGATACGTACATCCGGCGGGGAACAGCGCCGATGCCCCTGCCACAGCCCGTGGCGATCACCGGCACCGATTTTGCCGGCGTGGTGGAAGCAGTCGGACCGGATGTGTCCCGCTTCCGCGTGGGGGATCGGGTGTGGGGGTCCAATCAAGGCTTGCTGGGCCGGCAGGGAACCTGCGCGGAGTACGTCTGCGTGGATCAGGATTGGGCCTATCCGATCCCGGAGGGTGTCAGCGAGGAGCAGGCAGCCGCCGCCGCTTTGGTGGGCATCACCGCGCATCTGGGGTTGTTTCACCGCGCCCACTTGCAAGCCGGGGAGTGGGTCTTCGTCAATGGCGGTACGGGCGGAGTGGGTTCGATGGTCGTGCAGATGGCCAAAGCGGTGGGGGCGCGGGTCATCACCACGGCAGGCAGTCCGGAAAAGGCCGCCTTGGCGCGCGAGCTGGGAGCCGATGTGGTGGCCCTTTACAAACAAGAGGACGTCGCCAACATCATCCGCGAAGCAACGGGAGGCCGAGGCGTCCATGTCTGGTACGAAACTCAACCTCCGACGGACCTGGACCGCACGGTGGAGCTGACCGCTCCGCGCGGGCGCATCATTGTCATGGCGGGCCGGCAAGCCCGCCCTGTCTTCCCCAACGGACCGTTCTACGTCAAAAATCTTTCGCTCTTCGGCTTCGCCATGTTCAATATGACAGCGGATGAGCAGCGTGTCTGTGCCGAGGACATCAACCGCTGGCTGGCCAACGGGCAGCTCCGGGCGATCATTGGCCGCCGCTTCCCCCTGCAGGAAACCGCCGCTGCCCACCGTCTGCAGGAGGAAAACACCCTCGGCAAAAGCGGGACGCTCACGGGTAAAATCGTCATCGTGATCGATTCCTGA
- a CDS encoding phenylalanine 4-monooxygenase yields the protein MQAGGTLIEYGQPIDPEVMVKPPDMAEFALDPGHPGEHDSAYVERRRELFYLCRKHRLENLGPPWIEYTEEETRIWREVAPRLDELHRKYACSIYLKAKDALAITQDEIPQLRPISERLQRETRMHLVPAEGALPYRTFYEYIARRGFPVTQFIRHGSHPEFTPEPDMIHDCLGHVPPLMNQDYAELLVLIGRAAATAEKGEHVLALKRFSWFSIEFGLMEEQGEVKIFGAGILSSFGEIPHAMFSREVTRRPFVTDMVIETDYDPTQMQKDFFIAPSFAFLREELTQLIRRLNIPVLPD from the coding sequence ATGCAAGCAGGCGGAACGCTCATCGAGTACGGTCAGCCGATCGATCCGGAGGTGATGGTCAAGCCGCCGGATATGGCGGAGTTTGCCTTGGACCCCGGCCATCCGGGAGAGCATGACAGCGCCTATGTGGAGCGGCGGCGCGAGTTGTTCTACTTGTGCCGCAAGCACCGGCTGGAGAATCTCGGCCCGCCGTGGATCGAGTACACGGAGGAAGAGACGCGCATCTGGCGCGAGGTGGCGCCGCGGCTCGACGAGTTGCACCGCAAGTACGCCTGCTCCATTTACCTTAAGGCCAAGGATGCTTTGGCGATCACCCAGGATGAGATTCCGCAACTGCGGCCCATCAGCGAGCGGCTCCAACGCGAGACGCGGATGCATTTGGTGCCTGCGGAGGGAGCGCTGCCCTACCGGACCTTCTACGAGTACATCGCCCGCCGGGGCTTTCCGGTCACGCAGTTCATCCGCCACGGCTCGCATCCTGAGTTTACGCCCGAACCGGATATGATCCACGATTGCCTGGGCCACGTCCCGCCGCTGATGAATCAAGATTACGCGGAGCTGCTGGTGCTCATTGGCCGGGCTGCCGCCACCGCGGAGAAGGGGGAACACGTCCTGGCCTTGAAACGCTTCAGTTGGTTCAGCATCGAGTTTGGCCTGATGGAAGAGCAGGGGGAGGTCAAAATCTTTGGCGCCGGCATCCTGTCGAGCTTTGGCGAAATCCCCCATGCGATGTTCTCGCGGGAGGTGACCCGCCGTCCCTTCGTCACCGACATGGTGATCGAGACGGACTACGACCCCACGCAAATGCAGAAAGATTTCTTCATCGCCCCGTCGTTTGCCTTCCTGCGCGAGGAATTGACGCAGTTGATCCGCCGGTTGAACATCCCCGTCCTGCCCGACTGA